In one Bacillus sp. (in: firmicutes) genomic region, the following are encoded:
- the scpB gene encoding SMC-Scp complex subunit ScpB, with translation MKLEQMKAIVEGLLFIVGDEGMDRKQIADVLQISEIVAVELIEELKNEYSQQSRGIDLVEVAGVYQLTTKREHADYFKRLVDSPTSSTLSQAALETLAIIAYKQPITRAEIEEIRGVKTERPLATLTSKSLIKEVGRAEGAGRAILYGTTKEFLEYFGLKTLKELPPLPEKLGEEEIQEEADLFFEKFQETFSE, from the coding sequence ATGAAGCTTGAACAAATGAAAGCAATTGTTGAAGGTTTATTATTTATCGTTGGTGATGAAGGGATGGATCGAAAGCAAATTGCCGATGTACTACAAATTAGTGAGATTGTTGCTGTAGAATTGATTGAGGAACTAAAAAATGAATATAGCCAACAGTCAAGAGGGATTGATTTAGTTGAAGTAGCGGGTGTCTATCAATTAACAACGAAACGGGAGCATGCTGATTATTTCAAACGGTTAGTTGATTCGCCAACGTCTTCAACACTTTCCCAGGCAGCTTTAGAGACATTGGCGATTATTGCCTATAAACAGCCAATCACGAGGGCTGAAATTGAAGAAATTCGTGGCGTGAAAACGGAACGTCCGCTGGCAACATTAACATCAAAATCACTTATCAAAGAAGTTGGTCGTGCGGAGGGGGCTGGAAGAGCCATTTTATATGGCACAACAAAAGAATTTCTCGAATATTTTGGACTTAAAACATTGAAAGAACTTCCTCCTTTGCCTGAAAAGTTGGGCGAAGAGGAAATCCAAGAGGAAGCTGATTTGTTTTTTGAAAAATTTCAAGAAACTTTTAGCGAATAA
- a CDS encoding segregation/condensation protein A gives MEYSVKIDAFEGPLDLLLHLINRYEIDIYDIPMAQITEQYLLFIQTMQELELDVASEYLVMAATLLAIKSKMLLPKTEDSLDEELSFTGEEMEEDPREELMRRLLEYRKFKEAATQLKEYEKDRSLLYTRPPGNLAEYIPDQREAPVSDVSLYDMLKALQHLMKRKKWREPKLTTVQRQEIPIQQRMEQILEELDKTNGKQSFYSLFPILDKSYIVVTFLAILELMKNNHVRCEQEKNFEDIYIYSMKGVSADEA, from the coding sequence ATGGAATATAGTGTAAAAATAGATGCTTTTGAAGGCCCTTTAGACCTTCTGTTACATTTAATTAATCGTTATGAAATTGATATTTATGATATACCGATGGCCCAAATTACGGAGCAATATTTGCTTTTTATCCAGACTATGCAAGAGCTTGAATTGGATGTTGCTAGTGAGTATCTTGTCATGGCTGCAACACTGCTAGCAATAAAAAGTAAAATGCTTTTACCGAAAACGGAAGATTCCTTAGATGAAGAACTAAGCTTTACTGGTGAAGAAATGGAGGAGGATCCGCGCGAAGAATTAATGCGCCGTTTGCTCGAATATCGGAAATTTAAAGAAGCTGCAACCCAATTGAAGGAATATGAAAAAGACCGCAGCCTTTTATATACGAGACCACCGGGGAATTTAGCGGAATATATTCCAGACCAGAGGGAGGCCCCGGTGTCAGATGTATCTTTATATGATATGTTAAAGGCCCTCCAGCATTTAATGAAACGAAAAAAGTGGAGAGAACCTAAATTAACAACTGTTCAGAGGCAAGAGATACCGATACAACAAAGAATGGAGCAAATATTAGAAGAGTTAGACAAGACAAATGGTAAGCAAAGCTTTTATTCACTCTTTCCTATTCTTGACAAGTCCTATATTGTTGTAACATTTTTAGCTATTTTAGAATTAATGAAAAACAATCACGTACGATGTGAACAAGAAAAGAACTTCGAAGACATTTATATATACAGCATGAAAGGAGTTTCAGCTGATGAAGCTTGA
- a CDS encoding YjcZ family sporulation protein, which produces MSGAVGCGGGYGAGAGFALIVVLFILLIIVGAAWVY; this is translated from the coding sequence ATGAGTGGAGCTGTAGGTTGCGGCGGGGGATATGGTGCCGGTGCAGGATTTGCTTTAATCGTAGTATTATTCATTCTCTTAATCATTGTAGGGGCTGCTTGGGTGTACTAA
- a CDS encoding DUF309 domain-containing protein translates to MTYPKPYIDFLVHFHGSRDYFECHEILEDYWKKHDCKNRSSVWVSLIQIAVALYHQRTGNVKGAFRILKKAMISLEKQKEQLFALGLDYEQLIIILQKRLSEISAGAMYYSLHLPISDEKLIKVCQEQCLHLGYNWNDESNLANKFLLFKHSLRDRSEIKLEREKQLMQRRNKRPHS, encoded by the coding sequence ATAACGTACCCAAAACCATATATAGATTTTCTCGTACACTTTCATGGATCAAGAGATTATTTTGAATGTCACGAGATACTTGAGGACTATTGGAAAAAACATGATTGTAAAAATCGCTCCTCCGTATGGGTTAGCCTAATCCAAATCGCAGTAGCATTGTACCACCAGCGCACAGGAAATGTAAAAGGCGCATTCCGTATATTAAAAAAAGCAATGATAAGTCTAGAAAAACAAAAAGAGCAATTGTTTGCCCTTGGGTTAGATTACGAACAGCTTATAATAATACTACAAAAAAGACTTTCCGAAATAAGTGCTGGAGCTATGTATTATAGTTTACATTTACCGATTTCTGATGAAAAATTAATAAAAGTTTGCCAAGAACAATGTCTGCACCTAGGCTACAATTGGAACGACGAGAGCAATTTAGCAAATAAATTTCTTTTATTTAAGCATTCATTACGGGACCGAAGCGAAATTAAACTGGAAAGAGAAAAGCAATTAATGCAAAGAAGAAACAAAAGACCCCATTCCTAA
- a CDS encoding GNAT family N-acetyltransferase: protein MLIRYKKNYEKIAMGLLSFMPSEKDLKRLQNTIKLYEEEENWHLYLYKEEDIIGAIGVKIKDDVAELRHISVNPSYRGQGKGRAMLNELSKQLGNVEIKPTEDTIKFFEKCDQAKELCDEDEDPDSN, encoded by the coding sequence ATGTTAATTCGTTATAAAAAAAATTATGAAAAAATCGCTATGGGGCTTCTTTCTTTTATGCCTTCTGAAAAAGATTTAAAACGGCTTCAAAATACTATTAAACTTTATGAGGAAGAGGAGAACTGGCATCTCTACCTATATAAGGAAGAAGATATCATTGGTGCAATCGGTGTGAAGATAAAGGACGATGTAGCAGAACTTCGTCATATATCCGTTAATCCTTCATATCGAGGTCAAGGTAAAGGAAGAGCAATGTTAAATGAACTTAGCAAGCAATTAGGGAATGTCGAAATCAAACCAACTGAAGATACAATTAAATTTTTTGAAAAATGTGACCAAGCAAAAGAACTTTGTGATGAAGATGAAGACCCAGATTCCAATTAG
- a CDS encoding S-layer homology domain-containing protein: MNKKLINVLSTSFLVMALATGCGVATNDNAVNDRNRNNITPVGYDDRTNFTPLNVTDTNNTTPDANDVSPGTVDETPGADGVTGEQTNNRTPVSGGNTTDFTDVPKSHWAYGDIHAARDLGLLSGTDLKKNTFGFGQATKREEIASILMKAYRAGYMVGNNNNNNGAGANTTGTNNTNTTDVTGTTNNGGTIDTNGTDNTGTNAPNIHPAGS; the protein is encoded by the coding sequence TTGAACAAAAAATTGATCAATGTGTTATCGACTTCATTTTTAGTTATGGCTCTAGCTACAGGGTGTGGGGTGGCAACTAATGATAATGCAGTTAATGACCGAAATAGAAATAATATAACCCCTGTTGGTTATGATGATCGCACGAATTTTACACCGTTAAACGTGACTGATACAAATAACACAACACCGGATGCCAATGATGTTTCGCCAGGTACTGTCGATGAAACGCCAGGAGCTGACGGTGTGACTGGGGAACAAACGAATAATCGAACACCAGTATCAGGTGGAAATACAACCGATTTCACTGATGTTCCAAAATCACATTGGGCTTATGGTGATATTCACGCTGCCCGTGATTTAGGTTTGTTAAGTGGTACTGATTTAAAAAAGAATACGTTTGGTTTTGGGCAGGCAACAAAAAGGGAAGAAATCGCCTCAATCTTGATGAAAGCCTATCGTGCAGGCTATATGGTTGGAAACAATAATAACAACAACGGAGCAGGCGCAAATACTACGGGCACAAACAATACAAATACAACTGATGTAACTGGAACAACTAATAATGGCGGAACTATTGATACTAATGGTACAGACAATACAGGTACAAATGCGCCCAATATCCATCCAGCAGGTTCGTAA
- a CDS encoding peptidylprolyl isomerase, with the protein MKKASIEFENGEKIIIELFPNEAAGTVANFEKLANEGFYNGLTFHRVIPGFVAQGGCPYGTGTGGPGYTIKCETEGNPHKHVPGALSMAHAGRDTGGSQFFIVHEPQPHLDGVHTVFGQVIEGMDTVLRIRQGDVMKEVKVWDEE; encoded by the coding sequence ATGAAAAAAGCATCGATTGAATTTGAAAATGGCGAAAAAATTATCATTGAACTTTTTCCAAATGAAGCGGCTGGTACGGTTGCTAATTTTGAAAAGCTTGCAAATGAAGGCTTTTATAACGGTTTAACCTTTCATCGTGTGATTCCAGGTTTTGTTGCCCAAGGAGGCTGCCCATACGGAACAGGGACAGGTGGGCCTGGCTATACAATAAAGTGTGAAACAGAGGGCAATCCGCATAAACATGTGCCTGGCGCGTTATCAATGGCCCATGCTGGAAGAGATACGGGTGGCAGCCAATTTTTTATTGTTCATGAGCCACAGCCGCACTTAGATGGTGTACATACTGTTTTTGGACAAGTAATTGAAGGAATGGATACTGTCCTTCGAATTCGCCAAGGTGATGTAATGAAAGAAGTTAAAGTTTGGGATGAAGAGTAA
- a CDS encoding C40 family peptidase, with protein sequence MKKVLTVFFSIMILLTFSNTTNAFAANDELAENIIKSAEKYIGTPYGGEFDCSGYVYKVFSENGIELSRSSKSQYEQGKSIEKEDLQKGDLVFFNTSGSGISHVGIYIGNNKFIHSATSNGVMISKLNDPYYWDSRYVGAAKVL encoded by the coding sequence GTGAAAAAGGTACTTACAGTATTTTTCTCTATCATGATATTGCTTACTTTTTCTAATACAACGAATGCGTTTGCTGCTAATGATGAGCTTGCTGAAAACATAATTAAAAGTGCGGAAAAATACATAGGCACTCCTTATGGAGGCGAATTTGATTGTTCAGGCTATGTTTATAAAGTTTTTAGCGAAAATGGAATTGAACTTTCACGTTCTTCAAAGTCGCAATATGAACAAGGGAAAAGTATAGAAAAAGAGGATTTACAAAAGGGAGATTTAGTATTTTTTAATACATCCGGTTCGGGAATTTCACATGTAGGTATATATATAGGTAATAATAAGTTTATTCACTCTGCCACTTCAAATGGTGTCATGATTTCAAAGTTAAATGATCCATACTATTGGGATTCACGCTATGTTGGCGCGGCTAAGGTATTGTAA
- a CDS encoding glutamine--tRNA ligase/YqeY domain fusion protein — MEENKHTSSNFIKNIIVEDLKDETYDEVVTRFPPEPNGYLHIGHAKSIILNFDLADEFNGKTNLRFDDTNPLKEDTEYVESIKEDVKWLGYDWDNLFFASDYFEEMYNRAVLLIKKGKAYVDDSAPEEIREMRGTLTAPGKESPYRNRSVEENLDIFKRMRAGEFKDGERVLRAKIDMASPNINMRDPVIYRIAHATHHNTGDKWCIYPMYDFAHPLEDAIEAVTHSICTLEFEDHRPLYDWVIRECEMEAQPKQIEFARLNITNTVMSKRKLKLLVDEGYADGWDDPRMPTISGLRRKGYTPEAIRAFCKEIGVAKAHSTVDEQMLEHFVREDLKLKALRTMAVIRPLKVVITNYPEGEVEWLDAENNPENPEMGMRKIPFSRELYIEQDDFMENPPSKYFRLFPGNEVRLKHAYFIKCHDFIKDENGEVVEIHCTYDPETKSGTGFTGRKVKGTLHWVEASHAKLAEFRLYEPFILDKEDHEEDEGKTFLDYVNPNSLEILQGYVEPDMMKANVQDKFQFFRHGYFNVDPKHTTLEKKVFNRIVSLKSSFKL, encoded by the coding sequence ATGGAAGAAAATAAACATACTTCCTCTAATTTTATTAAAAACATTATTGTAGAGGATTTAAAGGACGAAACATACGATGAGGTTGTCACAAGATTCCCTCCAGAGCCAAATGGCTATTTACATATTGGTCATGCTAAATCAATCATTTTAAATTTTGACCTTGCTGATGAGTTCAATGGCAAAACAAATTTACGCTTTGACGATACAAATCCTTTAAAGGAAGATACGGAATATGTAGAGTCAATTAAAGAAGATGTAAAATGGCTCGGCTATGATTGGGACAACCTATTTTTTGCATCGGATTATTTTGAAGAAATGTATAACCGCGCGGTGTTATTAATTAAAAAAGGAAAAGCTTATGTTGATGATTCGGCGCCTGAAGAAATTCGTGAAATGAGAGGAACATTAACAGCTCCGGGAAAAGAAAGTCCATATCGAAATAGAAGTGTAGAAGAAAATCTTGACATCTTTAAAAGAATGCGGGCTGGAGAGTTTAAAGATGGAGAAAGAGTTTTACGTGCCAAAATTGATATGGCATCACCTAATATAAATATGAGAGATCCGGTCATTTATCGAATCGCTCATGCCACACATCATAACACTGGCGATAAATGGTGCATTTATCCTATGTATGATTTTGCTCATCCGCTTGAGGATGCGATTGAAGCTGTGACCCATTCGATTTGTACGTTGGAATTTGAAGATCACCGTCCATTATATGACTGGGTTATTCGTGAATGTGAAATGGAAGCGCAGCCGAAGCAAATTGAATTTGCTCGTTTAAATATTACGAATACAGTTATGAGTAAACGGAAGCTAAAGCTTCTAGTAGATGAAGGCTATGCCGATGGCTGGGATGACCCAAGAATGCCGACGATTTCTGGTTTAAGAAGAAAAGGGTACACACCTGAAGCAATTCGTGCGTTTTGTAAGGAAATAGGAGTTGCAAAAGCACATAGTACTGTTGATGAACAAATGCTAGAGCATTTTGTAAGGGAAGATTTAAAATTAAAAGCACTGCGTACAATGGCAGTGATTCGCCCGCTTAAGGTTGTCATTACTAATTATCCAGAAGGAGAAGTTGAATGGCTTGATGCTGAAAACAACCCGGAAAATCCTGAGATGGGGATGCGAAAAATTCCATTTTCAAGAGAACTCTATATTGAACAAGATGATTTCATGGAAAACCCACCGAGTAAATATTTTAGGCTTTTCCCAGGGAATGAAGTTCGCTTAAAGCATGCTTATTTTATTAAATGCCATGATTTTATTAAGGATGAAAATGGAGAAGTAGTTGAAATTCATTGTACGTACGATCCTGAAACAAAAAGCGGCACTGGCTTTACAGGACGTAAAGTAAAAGGAACATTACATTGGGTTGAAGCAAGTCATGCAAAACTTGCTGAATTTCGCTTATATGAACCATTTATATTAGATAAAGAAGATCATGAAGAGGATGAAGGAAAAACATTTTTAGATTACGTAAATCCAAATTCACTTGAAATATTACAGGGGTATGTTGAACCTGATATGATGAAAGCGAATGTTCAAGATAAGTTTCAATTTTTTAGACATGGCTATTTTAATGTCGATCCGAAGCATACAACTCTTGAGAAAAAAGTATTTAATCGAATTGTGTCGTTAAAGAGCTCCTTTAAACTGTAA
- the lysA gene encoding diaminopimelate decarboxylase, producing the protein MYLHGTSVINTAGHLEIGGVDTVELAKEYGTPLFVYDVALMRKRARAFKETFERLQVKAQVAYASKAFSTIAMINLAEEEGLSLDVVSAGELYTALAANFPVERIHFHGNNKSVEEITMGIDAGIGCFVVDNFYELQLLQQLAGEKGKIVSVILRISPGVEAHTHESIMTGQVDSKFGFDLKSGQVEKAIEMTRNLANLNLLGIHSHIGSQIFETDGFIMAVDTLFAAIEKWSTELNYLPKVLNLGGGFGIRYTEEDDPLPPENYVAAIIDKVKSHVNQLNIAMPEIWIEPGRSIVGDAGTTLYTVGSNKVIPDVRKYVAVDGGMVDNLRPALYEAKYEAILANRANDEAEEKVSIAGKCCESGDMLIWDLPLPKANPGDILAVFCTGAYGYSMANNYNRIPRPAVIFVENGEAQLVIRRESYEDIIHLDLPLKSKLKMS; encoded by the coding sequence ATGTATTTACATGGAACAAGCGTCATAAATACTGCAGGCCATTTAGAGATTGGTGGAGTGGATACAGTTGAATTAGCGAAAGAATATGGAACGCCACTATTTGTTTATGATGTTGCTTTAATGAGAAAGAGAGCAAGAGCTTTTAAAGAAACGTTTGAGAGGCTTCAAGTAAAGGCACAAGTAGCTTATGCAAGTAAAGCTTTTTCAACGATTGCGATGATTAATTTGGCGGAGGAAGAAGGTTTAAGCCTAGATGTTGTTTCTGCCGGCGAGCTATATACTGCATTGGCAGCAAACTTTCCTGTGGAACGAATTCATTTCCATGGTAACAATAAAAGTGTAGAAGAAATAACAATGGGAATTGATGCAGGAATTGGCTGCTTCGTTGTCGATAACTTTTACGAACTTCAATTATTGCAACAGTTAGCTGGGGAAAAAGGCAAAATAGTATCGGTAATATTGCGAATTTCTCCTGGGGTTGAGGCGCATACACATGAATCAATTATGACTGGACAAGTTGATTCTAAATTTGGTTTTGATCTTAAGAGCGGTCAAGTGGAAAAAGCAATCGAAATGACAAGAAACTTGGCTAATCTTAATCTATTAGGAATTCATAGCCATATTGGTTCGCAAATCTTTGAAACAGATGGTTTTATAATGGCTGTTGATACATTGTTTGCTGCCATAGAGAAATGGTCAACGGAATTAAATTACCTTCCTAAAGTATTAAACTTAGGTGGAGGCTTTGGAATTCGTTATACGGAGGAAGACGATCCGCTTCCACCAGAAAATTATGTGGCTGCGATTATTGACAAAGTAAAGTCACATGTTAATCAATTAAATATCGCTATGCCAGAAATATGGATAGAACCAGGTCGCTCGATTGTCGGTGATGCTGGTACTACATTATACACAGTTGGCTCAAATAAGGTTATTCCAGATGTACGAAAATATGTAGCTGTTGATGGTGGCATGGTCGATAACTTAAGGCCCGCATTATACGAAGCAAAATACGAAGCAATCTTAGCTAACCGTGCCAACGACGAAGCTGAAGAAAAAGTTTCAATTGCCGGAAAATGCTGCGAATCAGGGGATATGCTAATTTGGGATTTACCGCTTCCAAAAGCAAATCCGGGCGACATTTTAGCAGTCTTTTGCACAGGCGCCTACGGCTATTCCATGGCGAATAATTATAACCGCATCCCAAGACCTGCTGTTATTTTTGTTGAAAATGGTGAGGCACAGCTTGTCATAAGGCGCGAAAGTTATGAGGATATAATTCATTTAGATTTGCCTTTGAAAAGTAAATTGAAAATGAGCTGA
- a CDS encoding spore germination protein, translated as MTVKNIEKKPISSSIVANEDYLKNRIGVGTSFDLGVRKIKILKKEIHLYYLNGLCDSAYIIELLKELVEINDNERSYKTNTKDVVHNRLIHQQVDTAEDMDKVVDQLLSGLIIIMIDGENRAFIVDVRSYPSRNPEEPDTEKVVRGARDGYTENIIVNTALTRRRIRDERLRHEIIQVGERSKTDICVAYLQDVADPTLVDIIKKELKEIEIDGVPMADKAIEEFLVKQGWNPFPLVRYTERPDVAATHLLEGHVVIMVDTSPSVIITPTTFFHHVQHAEEYRQTPSVGAFLRWVRFIGMIASVLLVPLWYLFVKNPDLLPEALDFIGPNKKYTIPIIVQLILANLGIDILRMAAIHTPTPLSTAMGLIAAVLIGQIAIDVGLFSAEVILYVAVSAIGSFATPSYELSVANKIVQILLLLAVFFFNVPGFVIGLTLVILYLTSLRSLNTPFLWPFIPFQPQAFLQIIVRVAVPLNKTRPKITNPKNDKKQQTRKPLLN; from the coding sequence ATGACAGTTAAAAATATAGAAAAGAAGCCAATTTCCTCATCAATCGTGGCAAATGAAGATTATTTAAAAAATCGAATTGGCGTCGGAACGAGCTTTGATTTAGGTGTTCGCAAAATTAAAATCTTAAAAAAAGAAATCCATTTATATTATTTAAATGGGTTATGCGATTCCGCCTATATTATTGAATTATTAAAAGAGCTGGTTGAGATTAATGATAATGAAAGAAGCTATAAGACGAACACGAAGGATGTTGTTCATAATCGCCTTATTCATCAACAAGTAGATACAGCCGAAGATATGGATAAGGTCGTCGATCAACTACTTTCCGGGCTCATTATTATTATGATTGATGGTGAGAATCGCGCTTTTATAGTTGATGTAAGAAGCTATCCTAGCCGTAATCCAGAAGAGCCTGATACCGAAAAAGTTGTGCGCGGCGCTAGGGATGGCTATACAGAAAACATCATCGTGAATACAGCTCTAACACGGCGACGCATTCGCGACGAGCGTTTGCGCCATGAAATTATTCAAGTTGGGGAACGCTCAAAAACCGATATCTGTGTCGCTTATCTCCAAGATGTGGCTGACCCTACTCTTGTTGATATTATTAAAAAAGAACTGAAGGAAATTGAAATTGACGGAGTTCCAATGGCTGATAAAGCTATCGAAGAATTTCTTGTGAAACAAGGATGGAATCCATTTCCTTTAGTGCGGTATACGGAAAGGCCTGATGTAGCAGCAACCCATTTATTAGAAGGCCATGTCGTCATTATGGTCGATACATCACCAAGTGTGATTATCACACCGACAACTTTTTTTCATCATGTACAGCATGCTGAGGAATATCGCCAAACTCCTTCTGTCGGTGCTTTTTTGCGTTGGGTGCGCTTCATTGGGATGATTGCATCCGTTTTATTAGTACCACTTTGGTACTTGTTTGTAAAAAATCCTGATTTACTACCAGAAGCATTAGATTTTATTGGGCCAAATAAGAAGTATACAATCCCTATTATTGTCCAGTTAATTCTTGCTAACCTTGGTATTGATATTTTGCGAATGGCAGCGATTCATACGCCAACGCCGCTTTCTACAGCAATGGGCTTAATTGCAGCTGTATTGATTGGACAGATTGCCATCGATGTTGGCCTTTTCTCAGCCGAAGTTATTCTTTATGTAGCTGTAAGTGCGATTGGCTCGTTTGCAACACCAAGCTATGAATTAAGTGTTGCTAATAAGATTGTCCAAATATTATTGCTGTTAGCCGTCTTTTTCTTCAATGTACCTGGGTTCGTAATTGGTTTAACACTTGTAATATTATATTTAACATCGTTACGTTCGTTAAATACACCATTTTTATGGCCGTTTATCCCGTTCCAACCTCAGGCGTTTTTACAAATTATTGTTCGTGTAGCTGTGCCGTTAAATAAAACAAGACCAAAGATAACAAATCCGAAGAATGATAAAAAACAACAAACAAGAAAGCCGTTATTAAACTAG
- the spoVAE gene encoding stage V sporulation protein AE, with protein MEYIIAFFVGGFICMIGQVLLDKLKLSPSHLMGFFVVVGVILDSFGLYDQFIDFAGAGATVPISNLGHSLLHGAMAASEELGLFGIPMGMFQLASAGISSAILFSFLAALIFQPKG; from the coding sequence ATGGAATACATCATCGCGTTTTTTGTTGGCGGTTTTATTTGTATGATTGGACAGGTCTTATTAGATAAATTAAAGCTTTCTCCGTCCCATCTTATGGGTTTCTTCGTTGTTGTCGGCGTTATATTGGATAGTTTTGGATTATACGATCAATTCATTGATTTTGCCGGTGCAGGCGCTACTGTACCAATTTCAAACTTAGGACATTCTTTATTACATGGGGCAATGGCTGCGTCAGAGGAGCTAGGCTTGTTTGGCATCCCGATGGGAATGTTTCAACTTGCATCAGCTGGCATTTCATCCGCGATATTGTTCTCATTTTTAGCAGCTCTTATTTTTCAGCCTAAAGGGTAA
- the spoVAD gene encoding stage V sporulation protein AD, with product MGLVAKQTWIFDNDIYVHSTGTAVGPVEAAGPLGTSFDIKYEDLHCGQKSWELAERKLMEDAIEVCLNKAKLTTEDIDFFLAGDLLNQNVTSNYVARGNQIPFLCMFSACSTSMETLSVASVLIDGGFANKVLASVSSHNATAERQFRYPTEFAVQKPDTAQFTVTGAGSILISKEKSSVKITAATIGKVIDYGIGNPLDMGSAMAPAAAHTIITHFRELGKTPNDYDLIVTGDLAGIGAAILRKMLADEGYAVTTNYNDCGLMVYYSDQDVFSGGSGCACSAVVTYGHIINEMIAGKLKKVFVVATGALLSPIMIQQKETIPTIAHGVVFERVDEA from the coding sequence TTGGGACTAGTGGCTAAGCAAACTTGGATTTTTGATAACGACATCTATGTACATTCCACGGGCACGGCTGTCGGTCCAGTGGAAGCAGCTGGTCCGCTTGGCACAAGTTTTGACATTAAATATGAAGATCTTCATTGTGGTCAAAAAAGTTGGGAGCTTGCTGAGCGGAAACTTATGGAGGACGCCATCGAAGTTTGCTTGAACAAGGCAAAGTTGACTACTGAAGATATTGATTTTTTTCTAGCTGGGGACCTTTTAAATCAAAATGTTACATCTAATTATGTAGCTAGAGGAAACCAAATTCCGTTTCTTTGCATGTTTAGTGCCTGCTCAACGTCAATGGAAACGTTGTCGGTTGCTTCTGTTTTAATAGATGGGGGCTTTGCAAACAAAGTGTTGGCATCTGTGAGTAGTCATAATGCAACAGCAGAACGGCAATTTCGCTATCCAACTGAGTTTGCTGTGCAAAAACCAGATACGGCTCAGTTTACAGTTACGGGAGCCGGGTCCATTTTGATAAGCAAAGAAAAATCTTCTGTGAAAATTACAGCCGCAACAATCGGTAAGGTCATTGATTATGGAATCGGTAATCCTTTAGATATGGGTTCAGCGATGGCTCCGGCAGCAGCACATACAATAATCACCCATTTTCGGGAGTTAGGAAAAACGCCAAATGATTATGATTTAATCGTAACAGGAGATTTAGCGGGAATTGGGGCAGCGATTTTAAGAAAAATGCTTGCTGATGAAGGGTATGCTGTTACTACGAATTATAATGATTGTGGTTTGATGGTCTATTATAGCGATCAAGATGTATTTTCTGGCGGCAGCGGCTGCGCCTGTTCGGCCGTTGTCACATATGGTCATATTATAAACGAAATGATAGCTGGAAAATTAAAAAAAGTTTTTGTAGTTGCAACAGGTGCTCTATTAAGCCCGATAATGATTCAACAAAAGGAGACGATTCCGACAATCGCCCATGGTGTTGTTTTTGAAAGGGTTGATGAAGCTTAA
- the spoVAC gene encoding stage V sporulation protein AC, whose amino-acid sequence MAEKMTKENYKKQIQSFQPKSSPFLNGSKAYLIGGLICMTGQGIQNFYSRFFGLPEISSSHLMLATLILITALLTGVGIFDKLGQFAGAGTLIPVSGFANAMASAALEHKSEGIVLGISNNMFKIAGSILVYGVVAAAIIGFIRYSLKILLA is encoded by the coding sequence ATGGCAGAAAAAATGACAAAGGAAAATTATAAAAAACAAATTCAATCATTTCAGCCGAAATCATCTCCTTTCTTGAATGGCTCTAAAGCTTATTTAATTGGGGGCCTAATCTGTATGACTGGCCAAGGGATCCAAAATTTTTATAGTCGTTTTTTTGGCCTTCCAGAAATAAGTTCAAGCCATTTAATGCTTGCAACTTTAATTTTAATTACAGCTTTATTAACCGGTGTTGGCATCTTTGATAAACTTGGTCAATTTGCAGGTGCAGGTACGCTTATACCAGTAAGTGGATTTGCTAATGCAATGGCGAGTGCGGCACTTGAGCATAAAAGTGAAGGTATAGTATTAGGAATTTCCAATAATATGTTTAAAATCGCCGGGTCCATCCTTGTGTATGGAGTGGTGGCAGCGGCCATTATCGGGTTTATCCGCTATTCACTAAAAATACTATTGGCATAA